GTTTTGTTTATTTTAGCAAGTGATAAATATTATAAATATATATCCATTTATTATTGTATTTGAAATGGTATAGGAGTAAAAGACAAGATACAAAAAACTATAGCACATATTCCCCATATTTTTCTTTTTTTATCTAAAGGAGTACGATCATCCAATGGCGGAGGGTGATTAAATCCAAATATAAGGAGTAAGATAAATAATAGTGTCCACGATGGATTAACAAATATACAGATAACACCTAAAATACCCAAGGTAATATAGTAAGCAATTTTACTATTTTTACCGAATAAAGAATAAATAATGTGTCCGCCATCTAACTGTCCAACAGGAAGGAGATTTAAAGCGGTTACAAACAATCCTACCCAGCCTGCATAAGCTATAGGATGCAAAATTACGTCTTGCCCTTTCGGAAGATGTCCAAAAATAATTTTCTCAATAAAAGAGAACAGTATAGAACTTCCTAAAGGTATGACTGGTCCTTCGATTTCAGAAATTACTGCCACTTCTGATAGTTTAAGACCGATTATTATAGTGGGGATAGTTAGAACTAAACCCACAAAAGGTCCAGCCAATCCGATATCGAATAAAGCTTTACGATCGGGCATGGTTCCTTTCATTTTGATAATTGCTCCTAAAGTACCAAAAGGAGAAAGAGGGAAGGGAATAAAAAAGGGAAGAGTGACTCCCACTCCGTATCTTTTACTAATAAAAAAATGACCTAATTCGTGAGCGAGTAGAATGGTAACTAGGAATAAGGCATACCAAATACCACCCACAAAAAAGCAAGAAATTATAGTTAGAAGAAATAAGATTATATTTAAAATTAATCTTCACCTCTTTATGCTGCTTTATTTTATATGAATTATTATATCTTAATTTTCCTTATGTATAAAGCCAAAATATTTGCATTGAGTATCGAGTAAAAAAAGAGAAGTTTTAGAAAAAACTAAGGTAGAATAAAAATTAAAATCAGATTATTCTTTTATTTTTTTCATTTTGGAGTAAAATAGTAATATAAATAAAGGGATATTACAAGTATGGATAGAAGTATAAAAAAAGTAAGAGCGCATCTTCTAATTTCTGGCAGAGTACAAGGAGTAGCTTTTCGTTATTATACCAGGGATATCGCTCAAAGTTTAGAAATCACAGGATGGGTAAAGAATTGTTGGGATGGTAAGGTAGAGCTGATAATAGAAGGAGAAGAAGATAGAGTTAATGAGCTAATAAATTGGTGCCATCAAGGACCAAAAAGTGCGATTGTAGAAAAAGTGGAAGTAGAATGGGAAGAAGAAAAGGGGGAATTCAATTCTTTCAGTATCAGGGCGTAATAAAAACTTCAGATTAATAATAAAAAATAGCAAATTTACTTCAAATGATTAGGTATTATATTAGAAAATAGAAATTACAAAGAGACAACAATATTAAAAATATTTTTCAATACAACATTTTTTATAATAGGTAATGCATAAAAGTGGTGTAAATAGGAATAAAGCTAAAATATGTTTGAGAAAGGAGAAAATAAAATGTGGATTATTTTAGGAGGGATAGCAGCTATAATTTTGGGATTATTAGGATTAATCAAATGGTGGTTATTGTTTCTAAAAGCTTTAGCAGCATTGGTACCTTTTATCCTATTGATGGGTGGAATATTTGCAATAATTATTGGTATAAGTTCTGTTAAAGAGAGAGCAGAAGAAAAAAGAGAAGAAGCTGCCGAACAATCTACAGAAAGCGATAAATCCTAGGTTGAAACAATAATAAAAATAGGGAAATTTATATCGAAAAGTTAAAATTATAAAGGATTTTAAAAAGTGAGCAAAAATTTTACGCCTAAGCTCAAGAAACCAAAGTTTAAGGAAGATTTAAAAATTGTCATCATTATATTAATAATGATATCGGTTTTTTACGCGTTGATTTATTTAGGAGTAGATAAAATACTAACTACAGCAATTGTTGCTTTATTGGGAATTTTCATGGAGGCAATTGTACAAGTTTTTTCTCAAGTCATATTTATCATTCAATCAATTCCTTATATAGGTCCAATTATTGCCAAAGTAATCGTTTGGCCTTTCTTTATTACTATCAATGCAGTAGCTTATCTGGTTACTTTGACATTAATTAGAGTCAAGGGTTATAAACAAGTAGCTAATGCCCGAGTAGTGACGACTGTTTTTCTCGTTGGAATATTAGTGGGATTCATTTTAGGACGAATGATTAAGTTCATATAAATTAGTATTGAGAAAATAATGAGTTAATCGGTTATTTGTTTACCCAGTTAGCTGATTAAAGGAATAGTAACCAGTAGAAAAAAAACGAATTCCTATCTTATATCTTGTAAATCCTGACTCCTTAAAAGAATAATATAGTATACAGTAGTACGATGTATGGTGCTCACAGTAAATGGAAAATAAACAAGAATAGAGAGATGTAGCTGGGAAATTTATTGAGCGAATTGCCAAAGAATACACTAAAGGGAAAGCATGAAAATAATAAAAAACTTAATTAAGAAAAGTTGACAAAAATACTCATATATAATATAATTTT
The window above is part of the Candidatus Atribacteria bacterium genome. Proteins encoded here:
- a CDS encoding acylphosphatase; the protein is MDRSIKKVRAHLLISGRVQGVAFRYYTRDIAQSLEITGWVKNCWDGKVELIIEGEEDRVNELINWCHQGPKSAIVEKVEVEWEEEKGEFNSFSIRA